In Acholeplasma equirhinis, the following proteins share a genomic window:
- a CDS encoding HAD family hydrolase → MKYKLYLFDLDGTVLDTLDDLTDSMNYTLQQFNAPFRSKSDIRRFLGHGIRNLTEKAFEGYNVDIEKAFESFKSYYESHSNIKTKAYDGIIDLLKVLKSKGNKLALVSNKADNVVKELADSIFNGLFDYVLGQREDIKKKPAPDMVELAINSLNMTKVESVYIGDSEVDLETAKNTGIDCIAVSYGFRDYDELIKLNPKYLVQSVKELHELIFA, encoded by the coding sequence ATGAAATATAAATTATATTTATTCGATTTAGATGGTACAGTTCTAGATACATTAGATGATTTAACTGATAGTATGAATTATACCTTACAACAATTTAATGCACCATTTAGATCTAAGTCAGATATAAGAAGATTTTTAGGACACGGTATTAGAAATTTAACTGAAAAAGCATTTGAAGGCTACAATGTTGATATTGAAAAAGCATTTGAATCATTTAAAAGTTATTATGAATCCCATTCAAATATTAAAACGAAAGCTTATGATGGCATCATTGATTTATTGAAGGTATTAAAATCAAAGGGAAATAAATTAGCACTTGTATCAAATAAAGCAGATAATGTTGTAAAAGAACTTGCAGATTCAATCTTTAATGGTTTATTTGATTATGTTCTTGGCCAAAGAGAAGATATTAAGAAAAAACCAGCTCCAGATATGGTGGAACTTGCAATTAATTCACTCAATATGACAAAAGTAGAATCAGTTTATATTGGAGATAGTGAAGTTGATTTAGAAACTGCAAAAAACACAGGAATTGATTGCATTGCTGTCTCATATGGCTTTAGAGATTATGATGAACTTATTAAACTGAATCCTAAATATTTAGTACAATCAGTAAAAGAACTTCATGAGCTCATTTTTGCATAA
- a CDS encoding MBL fold metallo-hydrolase: MNKIIDLPIPFGQGMVHLMLLQDDTNVILVDSGPIGSIDLISDALNKHQLSIDKLTGLVLTHHDHDHVGSAAKIKLANPKIKVYASEIESIWITKKEKPLRQQQAESTLHLVPDSEKEFAHRFISILESLEPVNVDYYLNDGEILPWCGGVKVISTPGHTPGHISIEIINENVVISGDAIVLENHLPAIANPSFTFNMEDAVKSFDKLMKMDVKTYYCYHGGMYKKS, from the coding sequence ATGAATAAAATTATTGATTTACCTATTCCATTTGGTCAAGGCATGGTTCATCTAATGTTATTGCAAGACGATACTAATGTCATACTTGTAGATTCAGGACCAATTGGTAGTATAGATTTAATTTCAGATGCACTTAATAAACATCAATTAAGTATCGATAAACTAACAGGGTTAGTGCTAACACATCATGATCATGACCATGTGGGAAGTGCAGCAAAAATTAAGCTTGCAAATCCGAAAATCAAAGTTTACGCATCAGAAATAGAATCGATTTGGATTACTAAAAAAGAAAAACCACTTCGTCAGCAACAAGCAGAATCAACCTTACATTTAGTACCTGATAGTGAAAAAGAGTTTGCACATAGATTTATTTCGATTCTAGAAAGTTTAGAACCAGTAAATGTTGATTATTATTTAAATGATGGTGAAATATTACCTTGGTGTGGTGGTGTTAAAGTAATTTCTACTCCCGGACACACACCTGGTCATATATCAATTGAAATAATTAATGAAAATGTAGTAATATCTGGTGATGCTATAGTTTTAGAAAATCATTTACCAGCAATTGCAAACCCAAGTTTCACATTTAACATGGAAGATGCAGTTAAATCATTTGATAAGTTAATGAAAATGGATGTTAAAACGTATTATTGTTATCATGGTGGAATGTATAAAAAATCATAA